Proteins from a genomic interval of Polaribacter sp. Q13:
- a CDS encoding sulfatase, whose protein sequence is MMKFKKLQVVFIAVLGFINIGFSQDKRPNILVIVADDLGYSTTNVYGKINQVKTPNIDRIAKEGAKFTDAYVTANVCGPSRSALLTGRYQQRFGIYANFDTQRGPGVPASEVTMGRYFKDAGYTTAAIGKWHIGVKLPGQHPLDRGFDKYYGFNSAQTDYFNSPILFDGKTKVKKHKYLTFQFTDEAIDFIDNAKKKDKEKPFFMYLAYNAVHGPNQAPEDYIKKFSKYSKGMSKQAAMVSALDDSVGRVLNYLKAQDLEENTLVYFLSDNGGLPSWWKGSNDPWRGFKREQWEGGTHVQFMMRWPAKIKAGQTREELVSSLDVLTTSLAAAGIKEPKNAHLDGVNILPVFKSDTKNEVNSTLFWAGSHLDVIQGNKGKKIKLPYKPDNAPPTWAVRSGDWKLVQMMEKKGKPLLFNLKNDPTESKDVADENENLVRKLTKEFNVWFKDMTPPIAWDNKYYEELKTIK, encoded by the coding sequence ATGATGAAGTTTAAGAAGTTACAAGTTGTTTTTATTGCTGTTTTAGGATTTATTAATATTGGTTTTTCACAAGATAAAAGACCAAATATTCTTGTTATCGTTGCCGATGATCTTGGTTATTCAACTACCAATGTGTACGGGAAAATTAATCAGGTTAAAACGCCTAACATCGATAGAATAGCAAAGGAAGGAGCCAAATTTACAGATGCTTATGTAACGGCAAATGTTTGTGGACCATCGCGTTCTGCCTTGTTAACAGGGCGTTACCAACAACGTTTTGGGATTTATGCCAATTTTGATACCCAACGCGGACCTGGAGTTCCGGCAAGTGAAGTAACCATGGGACGTTATTTTAAAGATGCGGGTTATACAACGGCTGCAATTGGTAAATGGCATATTGGTGTTAAATTACCAGGACAGCATCCTTTAGATAGAGGTTTCGACAAATATTACGGGTTTAACAGTGCTCAGACAGATTATTTTAATTCGCCAATTTTGTTCGATGGAAAAACAAAAGTTAAAAAACATAAATATTTAACGTTTCAATTTACAGACGAAGCAATCGATTTTATAGACAATGCTAAAAAGAAAGATAAAGAAAAACCATTCTTTATGTATTTAGCCTACAATGCTGTTCATGGTCCAAATCAAGCGCCAGAAGATTATATTAAAAAGTTTAGCAAATATTCGAAGGGTATGAGCAAACAAGCTGCCATGGTAAGTGCTTTAGATGATAGTGTTGGCCGTGTCTTAAATTATTTAAAAGCACAAGATTTAGAAGAAAATACATTGGTTTATTTTTTAAGTGATAATGGCGGTTTACCATCTTGGTGGAAAGGAAGTAATGATCCTTGGAGAGGATTTAAACGAGAACAATGGGAAGGAGGAACTCACGTACAATTTATGATGCGTTGGCCAGCCAAAATAAAAGCAGGACAAACTAGAGAAGAATTGGTTTCTTCTTTAGATGTGTTAACGACAAGTTTGGCTGCGGCTGGAATTAAAGAACCAAAAAATGCACATTTAGATGGTGTAAATATTTTACCTGTTTTTAAGAGTGATACAAAGAATGAAGTGAATTCCACTCTTTTTTGGGCAGGTTCTCATTTAGATGTAATTCAGGGTAATAAAGGAAAAAAGATAAAATTACCATATAAACCAGATAATGCGCCACCTACTTGGGCAGTTAGAAGTGGAGATTGGAAATTGGTTCAAATGATGGAGAAAAAAGGGAAACCTTTATTATTTAATTTGAAAAATGACCCAACGGAATCGAAAGATGTTGCTGATGAAAACGAAAATTTAGTTCGTAAATTAACGAAAGAGTTTAATGTTTGGTTTAAAGATATGACTCCGCCAATTGCTTGGGATAATAAGTATTATGAGGAGTTAAAAACGATTAAATAG
- a CDS encoding glycosyl hydrolase 115 family protein: protein MKYKMDLKLRKTFGLLFFFFSVTVLSAKNIEIYNNIAITDNSNSKAVMYAVKALKKDFNVKFGTTKSSKEVILIELNIDKNSKDFDSYKIEISDKKIIFNGTDELGLIHAIYAFSEDYLGIDPFIYFTDIVPEMVSSIKIKTGKISSKKYTYKHRVFFVNDEDLIVGFEMEKLEYGFNLEFMEKFYETMLRLKMTGVIPSTLVLADEVHLKLASDMGLYIAQHHAEPVGSVPLYWPKNIPYSWSTHKEYFVKFWRDAIERQKGKNVIWTLNFRGLLDRAFWDDDPSMSRKSSAAEKAKIVNEVIETQYNLIKEIRGEEDPLVCGYLWGELGGMYRDGLINYPKNTMILFSDQGYGTFPEGTWKSAENTKLGKGVYQHVSYHNRRTHLRINTIHPDVLHREMDKAITHGLTDMIVLNVGNFKEKIFGVQQMVNYMNDFDSYKNQPNGNYYFDWYAKDKFNTSSQAVVQSYKDFFTNQFDLGDPERKPGDEWYFFYVERLLNMAYQKEMDPSFFKKEFPGKGKKAFLKLKDFNSKMDFALDAYSEIYNLAEDKWAVSVQHTLEAKGELKGSRLNFYTIDMALPTEKMFNLTGMAADFSKSLKYYLNKEYHKSQLAAYAALEHAKKAVEIEKRIEQNGSGKFKDWYRWDETALTYRIEEVLENYILHVKDLKFFNLEYKNRNSKTPGIQYKYQPFFDSKYQKELIYMENAD from the coding sequence ATGAAATATAAAATGGATTTAAAATTAAGGAAAACGTTTGGATTACTATTCTTTTTCTTTTCAGTAACCGTACTTAGCGCAAAGAACATAGAAATATATAACAATATTGCCATTACAGATAATAGCAATTCCAAAGCGGTTATGTATGCTGTAAAAGCGCTTAAAAAAGATTTCAATGTAAAATTTGGAACGACAAAATCATCAAAAGAAGTTATACTTATTGAGTTGAATATTGATAAGAATAGTAAAGATTTTGATAGTTATAAAATTGAAATTTCTGATAAAAAAATCATTTTTAATGGAACGGATGAATTGGGTTTAATTCACGCTATTTATGCTTTTTCAGAAGATTATTTAGGCATAGATCCATTTATCTATTTTACAGATATTGTACCCGAAATGGTGAGTTCTATCAAAATTAAAACTGGAAAAATTTCATCAAAAAAGTATACGTATAAACATCGGGTGTTTTTTGTGAATGATGAAGATTTAATTGTTGGTTTTGAGATGGAAAAACTTGAATATGGTTTCAATCTTGAATTCATGGAGAAATTTTACGAAACCATGTTAAGACTTAAAATGACAGGTGTAATTCCTTCTACACTGGTTTTAGCAGATGAAGTGCATCTTAAATTAGCATCAGACATGGGCTTGTATATTGCACAACATCATGCAGAACCTGTAGGAAGTGTGCCATTATATTGGCCAAAGAATATTCCGTATTCTTGGTCTACACATAAAGAATATTTTGTGAAGTTTTGGAGAGATGCTATTGAAAGACAAAAAGGAAAAAATGTCATTTGGACGTTAAATTTTAGAGGATTATTAGATCGTGCTTTTTGGGACGATGACCCCAGTATGTCTCGTAAAAGTTCTGCGGCTGAGAAAGCAAAAATTGTAAACGAAGTTATTGAAACGCAGTACAACCTTATCAAAGAAATTAGAGGTGAAGAAGATCCTTTAGTGTGTGGTTATTTATGGGGAGAACTGGGCGGAATGTATCGTGATGGACTAATTAATTATCCAAAAAATACCATGATATTGTTTTCAGATCAAGGTTACGGAACATTTCCGGAAGGCACATGGAAATCTGCAGAGAACACAAAATTAGGTAAAGGCGTTTATCAACATGTATCATATCACAATCGTAGAACACATTTGCGTATAAACACCATTCATCCAGATGTTTTACATAGAGAAATGGACAAGGCAATTACGCATGGTTTAACCGATATGATTGTGTTAAACGTTGGTAATTTTAAAGAGAAAATATTTGGAGTGCAGCAAATGGTGAATTATATGAATGATTTTGATTCGTATAAAAATCAACCTAATGGTAATTATTATTTCGATTGGTATGCTAAAGATAAATTCAATACCAGTTCACAGGCAGTTGTACAGAGTTATAAAGACTTTTTTACAAATCAATTTGATTTGGGAGATCCAGAACGAAAGCCAGGAGATGAATGGTACTTCTTTTATGTAGAACGCTTATTAAATATGGCGTATCAAAAAGAAATGGATCCTAGTTTTTTTAAGAAAGAGTTTCCTGGTAAAGGGAAAAAAGCATTTTTAAAGTTGAAAGATTTTAATTCGAAAATGGATTTTGCCTTGGATGCGTATTCAGAAATATATAATTTAGCTGAAGATAAATGGGCCGTTTCGGTGCAACATACTTTAGAAGCTAAAGGAGAATTAAAAGGGAGTAGGTTAAATTTTTATACTATAGATATGGCACTTCCTACAGAAAAAATGTTCAACTTAACTGGGATGGCTGCAGATTTTTCAAAATCATTAAAATACTATTTAAATAAAGAGTATCATAAAAGTCAATTAGCAGCCTATGCAGCTTTAGAGCATGCAAAAAAAGCTGTTGAAATCGAGAAGAGAATAGAGCAAAATGGATCAGGTAAATTCAAAGATTGGTATCGTTGGGATGAAACGGCATTAACGTATCGTATTGAAGAGGTTTTAGAAAATTACATTTTACATGTTAAAGATTTGAAGTTTTTTAACTTAGAATACAAAAACAGGAATTCTAAAACACCTGGTATTCAGTATAAATACCAACCTTTTTTTGATAGCAAATATCAGAAAGAACTCATTTATATGGAAAATGCTGATTAA
- a CDS encoding glycoside hydrolase family protein yields the protein MIRKYILVAISFFALLSCKSNEQNKQKVEVIKDYKNISFTPLSPETVANFQNSETTKQVLVEPENYVWGLSVVKWEGKYHAYYSRWNKKYKHKGWMTNCEIAHAVSDNPAGPFKFVNVVLQDRKTNGWDVNNSHNPYATIAEGKICLYYIANDIKALLEKDKIEYPDEDWFNNNRSAIRDSQRIGVAVAGNPAGPFVRSKNIVVEPDNVKFKKIAVNPAVIYKDNKYLMIMKGDDLKHEKPFRIQLVGSSDKAEGPFNFKKKPVYAEAQTEDACIWFDQILNKHYMVCHVMGKKDLALFSSENGFDWQQDERSVFMKKEFVLSDGTIWKPKRVERPFVLTNEKGQPIMIYVAVYDNNVNGNIAIPIEYNNVDK from the coding sequence ATGATTAGAAAATATATACTAGTTGCTATTAGCTTTTTTGCGTTATTATCATGTAAATCTAACGAGCAGAATAAACAGAAAGTTGAGGTGATAAAAGATTATAAAAATATCAGTTTTACGCCACTATCGCCAGAGACAGTAGCCAATTTTCAAAATAGTGAGACAACTAAACAAGTTTTGGTAGAGCCAGAGAATTATGTTTGGGGATTAAGTGTGGTAAAATGGGAAGGAAAATACCATGCCTATTATTCTCGTTGGAACAAGAAATATAAGCACAAAGGCTGGATGACCAATTGTGAAATTGCACACGCCGTTTCAGACAATCCAGCAGGCCCATTTAAATTTGTAAATGTTGTTTTACAAGATAGAAAAACGAATGGATGGGATGTAAATAATTCTCACAATCCGTATGCTACTATTGCCGAAGGAAAAATTTGTTTGTATTATATAGCCAATGATATTAAGGCGTTACTTGAAAAAGATAAAATTGAATATCCTGATGAAGATTGGTTTAATAACAACAGAAGTGCCATTAGAGATAGCCAACGTATAGGTGTTGCTGTGGCAGGTAATCCAGCGGGACCTTTTGTAAGATCAAAAAACATTGTAGTTGAACCCGACAATGTAAAGTTTAAAAAAATAGCCGTGAATCCTGCAGTAATTTATAAAGACAATAAGTATTTAATGATTATGAAAGGTGATGATTTAAAACACGAAAAACCTTTTAGAATTCAGTTAGTAGGTAGTTCAGATAAGGCAGAAGGTCCTTTTAATTTTAAAAAGAAACCAGTGTATGCAGAAGCTCAAACAGAAGATGCGTGTATTTGGTTTGACCAAATTCTGAACAAGCATTATATGGTTTGCCATGTAATGGGAAAAAAGGACTTAGCTTTGTTTAGTTCAGAGAATGGTTTTGATTGGCAACAAGATGAAAGAAGTGTTTTTATGAAGAAAGAATTTGTACTTTCGGACGGAACAATTTGGAAACCAAAACGAGTGGAACGACCTTTTGTGTTAACCAATGAAAAAGGGCAGCCCATTATGATTTATGTGGCCGTTTATGATAATAATGTAAATGGGAATATTGCCATTCCTATTGAATATAATAATGTTGATAAATAA
- a CDS encoding sulfatase, producing the protein MKKSKIIFNLIAGCLILIGHSALAQNKKPNIIVIVADDLGYATTGTYGQDPDRIKTPNIDRIAKEGAQFTNAYVTASVCGPSRSGLLTGRYQQRFGSYANFDSQRGPGVPASEKVMGTYFKKAGYTTAAIGKWHIGVKLPGQHPIDRGFDKYYGFNSAQTDYFNSPILFDGKKKVKKHDYLTFQFTNEAINFIEDTKDKPFFMYLAYNAVHGPNQVPKEYSDKFDTGKKGDNNMLGMLAALDDSIGKLLDYLKEKNLEENTLVYFLSDNGGLSYWYKGNNAPWNGFKREQWEGGYHVQYLMRWPKMIKAGQVRNEMISSLDILPTSLAAAGIKASKKDELDGVNLLPIFNQKETKVVHPYLFWAGSHVPGGDARPKSDFPYKKDNAPPSWAVRSGKWKLVQMMGLGAPMLYDLDADPTESKDLIANHPKIVSTFKAEFHKWFKDMKTPIAWDKKHYEMLKTIK; encoded by the coding sequence ATGAAGAAATCAAAAATAATTTTCAATTTAATTGCGGGTTGCCTTATACTAATTGGGCATTCTGCTTTAGCACAAAATAAAAAACCTAATATTATAGTAATTGTAGCTGATGATTTGGGCTATGCTACCACGGGAACTTACGGACAAGATCCAGATCGCATAAAAACACCAAATATTGATAGAATAGCTAAAGAAGGTGCGCAGTTTACCAATGCTTACGTTACTGCATCGGTCTGTGGACCTTCGCGCTCAGGATTGCTTACCGGGCGTTACCAGCAACGTTTTGGTTCTTATGCGAATTTTGATAGCCAAAGAGGACCTGGAGTGCCAGCTTCGGAAAAGGTAATGGGAACTTATTTTAAAAAAGCAGGATATACTACGGCGGCTATTGGAAAATGGCATATTGGTGTGAAGTTGCCAGGGCAGCACCCAATAGATCGCGGATTTGATAAATACTATGGTTTTAATAGTGCTCAAACGGATTATTTTAATTCTCCAATTTTATTTGACGGGAAGAAAAAAGTTAAAAAACACGACTATTTAACGTTTCAGTTTACCAATGAAGCCATCAATTTTATAGAAGATACAAAGGATAAGCCTTTCTTTATGTACTTGGCATACAATGCTGTTCATGGGCCTAATCAAGTTCCAAAAGAATATAGTGATAAGTTTGATACCGGTAAAAAAGGGGATAATAATATGCTGGGAATGTTGGCAGCACTGGATGACAGTATTGGTAAATTATTAGATTATTTAAAAGAAAAGAACTTAGAAGAGAATACGTTAGTTTACTTTTTAAGTGATAACGGTGGTTTGTCTTATTGGTATAAAGGAAATAATGCGCCTTGGAATGGATTTAAACGTGAACAATGGGAAGGTGGTTACCACGTTCAGTATTTAATGCGTTGGCCAAAAATGATTAAAGCAGGACAAGTTCGTAACGAAATGATTTCTTCGTTAGATATTTTGCCAACAAGTTTGGCCGCCGCAGGAATTAAAGCTTCTAAAAAAGACGAATTAGATGGAGTAAATTTGTTGCCTATTTTTAATCAAAAAGAGACAAAAGTTGTGCATCCTTATTTATTTTGGGCAGGCTCTCATGTTCCTGGAGGAGATGCAAGACCTAAAAGTGATTTTCCGTATAAAAAAGACAATGCACCACCTTCTTGGGCGGTAAGAAGTGGGAAATGGAAATTGGTTCAAATGATGGGTCTTGGAGCGCCAATGTTATATGATCTTGATGCAGATCCTACAGAATCTAAAGATTTAATAGCCAATCACCCGAAAATTGTAAGCACTTTTAAAGCAGAATTTCATAAATGGTTTAAAGATATGAAAACCCCAATAGCATGGGATAAAAAGCATTATGAAATGTTAAAAACTATTAAATAA
- a CDS encoding sulfatase: MKKVTILLSAAIVLLMSCNTKQKVDEKSKEPAKKNILFILADDYGYNDLSYRNDSFYETPNIDRIAKEGTVFNNGYAACQVCSPSRASIMNGKFPARHGITDWIGAREGEKWREKKRFSKLMPAKYKHSLSHKDVTLPEALKAAGYATFFAGKWHLGEKGSWPEDHGFDVNKGGWDAGGPRGGYFSPYKNDNLKDGKDGENLSMRLAKETVNFMKENKDNRFFAYLSFYAVHGKIQTTKDKWAKYRKKAEKNGIAETSFKMKKFLPMRETQDNPIYAGLVESMDDAVGEVLKGLEDLGLAENTIVVFTSDNGGVSAGDSNSTSNLPLRGGKGYQYEGGIKEPYFIKVPWIKKRIKENNTPVTGTDFYPTLLDLVGLKLKPKEHLDGVSLLPLLTGGTIKERPLIWHYPHYGNQGGEPSSVIRKGDWKFIHYYEDGRGELFNLKNDEAEIHEISKENQEIASALKTELFNYLKEVGANYPEKDPTYNAALEAAYLQKIATKRLESLEKQRMSYLSPDFDPKNDWWGSFQTID; the protein is encoded by the coding sequence ATGAAAAAAGTAACAATCCTTTTATCCGCAGCAATTGTACTGCTAATGTCTTGTAATACCAAGCAGAAAGTTGATGAAAAATCTAAAGAACCAGCAAAGAAAAATATCCTATTTATTTTAGCAGATGATTATGGTTATAATGATTTAAGTTATAGAAACGATAGTTTTTATGAAACGCCAAATATTGATCGTATCGCAAAAGAGGGAACCGTTTTTAACAATGGTTATGCTGCATGCCAAGTTTGTAGTCCATCTAGAGCAAGTATTATGAATGGTAAATTTCCTGCACGTCACGGAATTACAGATTGGATTGGTGCACGTGAAGGAGAAAAATGGAGAGAGAAAAAAAGGTTTTCAAAATTAATGCCAGCCAAGTATAAACATAGCTTGTCTCATAAAGATGTTACGTTACCAGAAGCCTTAAAAGCTGCCGGATATGCAACGTTTTTTGCAGGTAAATGGCATTTAGGAGAAAAAGGATCGTGGCCAGAAGATCATGGTTTTGATGTTAATAAAGGTGGTTGGGATGCTGGTGGACCTCGTGGAGGTTATTTTTCTCCATATAAAAATGATAACTTAAAGGATGGAAAAGATGGTGAGAACCTAAGTATGCGTTTGGCAAAAGAAACGGTAAACTTTATGAAAGAGAATAAAGACAACAGATTCTTTGCTTACTTGTCTTTCTATGCAGTACACGGAAAAATTCAAACAACAAAAGATAAATGGGCAAAATATCGTAAGAAAGCTGAGAAAAATGGCATTGCTGAGACTTCTTTTAAAATGAAGAAATTTTTGCCAATGAGAGAAACGCAAGACAATCCTATTTATGCTGGTTTAGTAGAATCTATGGATGATGCAGTTGGAGAAGTTTTAAAAGGATTAGAAGATTTAGGATTGGCCGAAAACACCATTGTTGTTTTTACTTCTGATAACGGAGGCGTTTCTGCAGGAGACTCTAACTCAACTTCCAATTTGCCATTAAGAGGAGGTAAAGGATATCAATATGAAGGAGGAATTAAGGAACCATATTTTATAAAAGTTCCTTGGATAAAAAAGAGAATTAAAGAGAATAATACACCAGTTACTGGTACAGATTTTTATCCTACATTGTTAGATTTGGTTGGATTAAAGTTAAAACCAAAAGAGCATTTAGATGGCGTTAGTTTATTACCGCTGTTAACAGGAGGAACTATCAAAGAGCGTCCGTTAATTTGGCATTATCCACATTATGGAAATCAAGGAGGAGAGCCTTCATCAGTAATTAGAAAAGGTGATTGGAAATTTATTCATTATTATGAAGATGGTAGAGGAGAGTTATTCAATTTAAAAAATGATGAAGCTGAAATACATGAAATTTCAAAAGAAAATCAAGAAATAGCATCGGCATTAAAAACAGAGCTTTTTAATTACTTGAAAGAAGTAGGCGCAAATTATCCAGAGAAAGATCCGACGTATAATGCGGCTTTAGAGGCAGCATATTTACAAAAAATAGCAACTAAAAGGTTAGAAAGTCTAGAGAAACAAAGAATGTCTTATTTATCACCAGATTTTGACCCTAAAAATGATTGGTGGGGAAGTTTTCAAACTATAGACTAA
- a CDS encoding glycoside hydrolase family 28 protein, giving the protein MGKSKRNLGIIVCLFFTIMLQAREFNISKYGAVNDGKTINTVAVQKAIDDCTKKGGGTVMVDGGGIYVIGTIFMKSNVTLHIDNGTVLQGSKYQKDYAIEGVHKVMYARETTKDLCLIYAENATSFAIEGHGTIDGNGHLEYFPKKKVKGKLSQRPMLLRFKDCSDISMRDIHLINPASWTSVWLYCNNITIDGITIISRANFNGDGLDFDGCQDVRVSNSSFDNSDDSICLQASLPNKPCRNITVTNCNFTTKWGGMRIGLLSRGNIEYVTVSNCTFKDIQDSGLKIQQMEGGEMSNMTFSNLVMENVPRPIFMTFCKQTASVDTPIGTYEPLKRMHNMKFDNIIVDNSKGDRHSAFFLTGIPGHEIEDISITNVDFIVSGGVSEEDAKQEEVKEYTLENMKRWPEFFTVGSLPVFGIYARHMNGLNLENISIRTNKKDMRAPVILDNVKNVTTRNIKVNRALIKLK; this is encoded by the coding sequence ATGGGGAAAAGTAAAAGAAATTTAGGAATTATAGTTTGTTTGTTTTTTACAATCATGCTGCAAGCAAGAGAATTTAATATCTCAAAATATGGAGCTGTTAATGACGGGAAAACCATAAATACGGTAGCGGTGCAAAAAGCCATTGATGACTGTACAAAAAAAGGTGGCGGAACCGTAATGGTAGATGGAGGCGGAATCTATGTCATCGGAACCATTTTTATGAAAAGCAACGTGACTTTACATATTGATAATGGTACTGTTTTACAGGGAAGTAAATATCAAAAAGATTATGCAATAGAAGGCGTGCATAAAGTGATGTATGCAAGAGAAACGACTAAAGACCTTTGTTTAATTTATGCAGAAAATGCGACTTCTTTTGCTATTGAAGGGCATGGAACTATAGATGGAAATGGGCATTTAGAATATTTTCCGAAAAAAAAAGTAAAAGGAAAATTGTCTCAACGTCCAATGTTACTTCGTTTTAAAGATTGTTCTGATATTTCTATGCGAGATATTCATTTGATAAACCCAGCTTCGTGGACTTCTGTTTGGTTGTATTGCAATAACATTACTATTGATGGCATAACGATAATCAGTAGAGCAAATTTTAATGGAGACGGATTAGATTTTGATGGTTGTCAAGATGTACGTGTAAGTAATTCCAGTTTTGATAATAGTGACGATAGTATTTGTTTACAAGCATCACTTCCTAATAAACCATGTAGAAATATTACGGTAACCAATTGTAATTTTACAACCAAATGGGGAGGAATGCGAATTGGACTTTTGTCTAGAGGAAATATAGAATATGTAACCGTGTCTAATTGTACTTTTAAAGATATTCAAGATTCGGGTTTAAAAATTCAACAAATGGAAGGTGGCGAAATGAGTAACATGACCTTTTCTAATTTAGTGATGGAAAATGTACCAAGACCAATTTTTATGACTTTTTGTAAACAAACGGCTAGTGTAGATACTCCAATAGGTACTTACGAGCCGCTAAAAAGAATGCACAATATGAAATTTGATAATATTATTGTTGATAATTCTAAAGGAGATCGTCATTCCGCATTTTTCTTAACTGGAATTCCTGGGCATGAAATAGAAGACATCTCTATTACCAATGTAGATTTTATTGTTTCAGGTGGCGTGTCTGAAGAAGATGCAAAACAAGAAGAAGTAAAAGAATATACGTTAGAAAACATGAAAAGATGGCCAGAGTTCTTTACAGTTGGATCCTTGCCTGTTTTCGGAATTTATGCGCGTCATATGAATGGTTTGAATCTTGAGAATATTTCTATAAGAACAAATAAAAAGGATATGAGAGCTCCCGTTATTTTGGATAACGTTAAAAATGTTACCACTAGAAATATAAAGGTGAATAGAGCATTAATTAAACTGAAGTAA
- a CDS encoding sulfatase — protein sequence MSTKEYNIEVSESINETIHLKKKENKKKVQPPNVLILFLDDLDPNFGCYGNDLVKTPNIDKLASEGMLFTRSYAAAAVCSPSHTTLFTGCYASTIGAAHHRSTYIDKLPKGYFILTELMKDAGYFTVNFKSDGDRMYNKIYGATAKTDLNFDRGKPENNQESGKEVFEHLKIINPKNIATYFKGGVWDKKSKNQPFFAYANIETGKKHGFIPGRKWAKENGVSIDSTQVKIPPHYADTKEVRSVLTASMDAVSHVDFEVGKFLKALKNEGLDKNTLVILASDHGATLSRHKQQLWTTGIKIPMIIRWPGKVIKSSVNSELASIIDIAPTCLTAAKTNVPTTMEGLNLLGSDLQKRKYLFATKDGMDGTFDASRSVISKEYQFIYHYFPEIPFNGNGYARRTLSFKSMVQLQKENKLTALQEIYYASEKRIAIELYDLERDVDQIKNLADDTNYQKIVESYKNVLSDWQKKTGDEILNARKILGVKKVPLDTKVDEIINRKTSK from the coding sequence ATGAGTACAAAAGAATACAATATCGAAGTATCCGAATCTATTAACGAAACAATCCATCTAAAGAAAAAAGAAAACAAAAAGAAAGTTCAGCCTCCTAATGTTTTAATTCTCTTTTTAGATGATTTAGATCCTAATTTTGGTTGTTATGGAAATGATTTAGTTAAAACACCAAACATTGATAAATTGGCATCGGAAGGGATGTTGTTTACGCGTTCTTATGCCGCTGCAGCAGTATGTAGTCCTAGTCATACAACGTTATTTACAGGGTGTTATGCTTCTACTATTGGAGCAGCACATCATAGAAGTACTTATATAGATAAATTACCGAAAGGCTATTTTATTTTGACTGAATTGATGAAAGATGCTGGTTATTTTACGGTCAATTTTAAAAGTGATGGAGATCGTATGTATAATAAGATTTATGGAGCTACAGCAAAAACGGATTTAAATTTTGATAGAGGGAAACCCGAAAACAATCAAGAAAGTGGGAAAGAAGTTTTTGAACATTTAAAGATCATCAACCCCAAAAACATAGCAACTTATTTTAAAGGAGGTGTTTGGGATAAAAAAAGTAAAAACCAACCTTTTTTCGCCTATGCTAATATAGAAACTGGCAAAAAACATGGATTTATTCCAGGTAGAAAATGGGCCAAGGAAAACGGAGTTTCAATCGATTCTACCCAAGTTAAAATTCCGCCGCATTACGCAGATACCAAAGAAGTGCGATCCGTTTTAACAGCTAGCATGGATGCAGTTTCTCATGTAGATTTTGAAGTTGGTAAATTTTTAAAAGCTTTAAAAAACGAAGGTTTAGATAAAAATACGTTGGTTATTTTGGCTTCTGATCATGGAGCAACGTTGTCTAGACACAAACAACAATTGTGGACTACAGGAATTAAGATTCCTATGATTATTCGTTGGCCTGGAAAAGTTATAAAGTCTAGTGTAAATTCTGAATTGGCAAGCATTATAGATATTGCTCCAACGTGTTTAACAGCGGCAAAAACAAACGTTCCAACAACGATGGAAGGTTTAAATTTATTAGGAAGCGATTTACAAAAACGGAAATATTTGTTTGCTACCAAAGATGGTATGGACGGAACTTTTGATGCTTCTCGTTCAGTGATTTCAAAGGAATATCAGTTTATTTATCATTATTTTCCAGAAATTCCTTTCAATGGGAATGGGTATGCAAGAAGAACTCTTTCTTTTAAAAGTATGGTTCAACTTCAAAAGGAAAATAAATTGACTGCTCTACAAGAAATTTATTACGCATCAGAAAAAAGAATAGCTATTGAATTGTATGATTTAGAAAGAGATGTTGATCAAATAAAAAACTTAGCAGACGATACGAATTATCAAAAGATAGTTGAAAGCTATAAAAATGTTCTTTCTGATTGGCAAAAGAAAACAGGTGATGAAATTTTGAATGCTAGAAAAATATTAGGAGTAAAGAAAGTTCCTTTAGACACTAAAGTTGATGAAATAATTAATAGAAAAACATCTAAATAA